A stretch of the Erpetoichthys calabaricus chromosome 3, fErpCal1.3, whole genome shotgun sequence genome encodes the following:
- the plaat1l gene encoding phospholipase A and acyltransferase 2, with amino-acid sequence MGLKNSHPLLIPGDIIEFPRTKHLSHFGIYYGERDGVPYVAHLTARESDAKILLFGRALKAEVKIDPLYVVGAKYKINNYLDGKHNPRDYYGVIKPEIDEAIGKPVTYDILFHNCEHQATLLRYGIKKSIQIECIYKKIYPIWEECFEKKKL; translated from the exons ATGGGTTTG AAAAATTCTCACCCGTTACTTATTCCTGGAGACATCATAGAGTTTCCCCGCACTAAACATCTGTCCCATTTTGGAATATACTATGGAGAACGAGATGGTGTTCCTTATGTAGCACACTTGACGGCAAgag AGTCTGATGCCAAAATCCTGCTGTTTGGAAGAGCACTGAAGGCTGAGGTCAAAATAGACCCCCTTTATGTAGTGGgggcaaaatataaaataaataactaccTGGATGGAAAACACAATCCACGAGACTACTATGGTGTCATTAAACCAGAGATTGATGAGGCAATAGGAAAGCCTGTCACCTATGATATCCTCTTCCACAACTGTGAGCACCAGGCAACACTTCTCCGCTAtggaattaaaaaatcaatacag attGAATGCATTTACAAGAAAATATATCCAATTTGGGAAGAATGctttgaaaaaaagaaactatAG